One segment of Salvia splendens isolate huo1 chromosome 20, SspV2, whole genome shotgun sequence DNA contains the following:
- the LOC121782236 gene encoding protein BTR1-like isoform X2, whose amino-acid sequence MEGDKAAYVEVSPEVQQNQSSPRKSSPPPPDSEEKTTHVRFLLSNAEAGSVIGKGGSTINDIQSQSGARIQLSRNYEYFPGTSDRVVMVSGRVDDILKALDLIMSKLLDEFYVEDGGQVDPESKIRLVVPNSSCGGIIGKGGAIIRSLIEDSRASIKISPQDNFYPGLHDRLVTVGGAPEEQMRAIDLILQKLVEDQHYLQSANAPFPYAAVAYNGMNYGPNGAGGKYQNNRLPNKMQEDRSSSVTIGIPDEHIGIVVGRGGRNIMELSQLSGARIKISERGDFMSGTSDRKVTITGSQRAIHMAESMISRKVASVTEQ is encoded by the exons ATGGAAGGTGATAAAGCTGCATACGTTGAGGTATCGCCCGAGGTTCAGCAGAATCAATCGTCGCCGCGCAAATCATCGCCTCCTCCGCCAG ATAGCGAAGAGAAGACCACTCATGTTAGGTTCCTCTTATCAAATGCTGAAGCTGGCTCTGTAATTGGAAAAGGTGGTTCAACAATTAATGATATTCAGTCACAATCTGGAGCACGCATCCAGTTGTCGCGCAACTATGAGTACTTTCCTGGCACATCTGATAGGGTTGTCATGGTATCTGGAAGAGTTGACGACATATTAAAAGCACTTGATCTCATTATGTCTAAACTACTGGATGAG TTTTATGTAGAAGATGGTGGTCAGGTTGATCCTGAGTCGAAAATTAGACTGGTTGTGCCCAATAGCTCTTGTGGTGGAATAATTGGAAAAGGTGGAGCTATTATAAG GTCACTGATTGAAGACTCCAGAGCTAGCATTAAAATATCTCCCCAGGACAACTTTTACCCTGGCTTGCATGATAGATTAGTGACTGTTGGTGGTGCCCCAGAAGAACAAATGCGAGCTATTGATCTTATCCTACAGAAATTGGTAGAGGATCAACATTACCTGCAGTCTGCCAATGCTCCATTTCCATATGCTG CGGTGGCATATAACGGGATGAACTATGGACCAAATGGTGCTGGAGGGAAGTATCAGAATAATAGGCTTCCGAACAAG ATGCAGGAGGACAGAAGCAGTTCCGTAACTATTGGCATTCCAGACGAACATATCGGAATTGTCGTTGGCCGTGGCGGAAGGAATATTATGGAGTTGAGCCAG CTTAGTGGAGCCAGGATAAAGATATCAGAGAGAGGCGATTTCATGTCCGGGACATCAGATAG GAAAGTTACCATCACTGGGTCTCAAAGAGCTATTCACATGGCCGAGTCTATGATATCCCGGAAAGTTGCTTCCGTTACTGAGCAATAA
- the LOC121782236 gene encoding protein BTR1-like isoform X1: MEGDKAAYVEVSPEVQQNQSSPRKSSPPPPDSEEKTTHVRFLLSNAEAGSVIGKGGSTINDIQSQSGARIQLSRNYEYFPGTSDRVVMVSGRVDDILKALDLIMSKLLDEFYVEDGGQVDPESKIRLVVPNSSCGGIIGKGGAIIRSLIEDSRASIKISPQDNFYPGLHDRLVTVGGAPEEQMRAIDLILQKLVEDQHYLQSANAPFPYAASISAVAYNGMNYGPNGAGGKYQNNRLPNKMQEDRSSSVTIGIPDEHIGIVVGRGGRNIMELSQLSGARIKISERGDFMSGTSDRKVTITGSQRAIHMAESMISRKVASVTEQ; encoded by the exons ATGGAAGGTGATAAAGCTGCATACGTTGAGGTATCGCCCGAGGTTCAGCAGAATCAATCGTCGCCGCGCAAATCATCGCCTCCTCCGCCAG ATAGCGAAGAGAAGACCACTCATGTTAGGTTCCTCTTATCAAATGCTGAAGCTGGCTCTGTAATTGGAAAAGGTGGTTCAACAATTAATGATATTCAGTCACAATCTGGAGCACGCATCCAGTTGTCGCGCAACTATGAGTACTTTCCTGGCACATCTGATAGGGTTGTCATGGTATCTGGAAGAGTTGACGACATATTAAAAGCACTTGATCTCATTATGTCTAAACTACTGGATGAG TTTTATGTAGAAGATGGTGGTCAGGTTGATCCTGAGTCGAAAATTAGACTGGTTGTGCCCAATAGCTCTTGTGGTGGAATAATTGGAAAAGGTGGAGCTATTATAAG GTCACTGATTGAAGACTCCAGAGCTAGCATTAAAATATCTCCCCAGGACAACTTTTACCCTGGCTTGCATGATAGATTAGTGACTGTTGGTGGTGCCCCAGAAGAACAAATGCGAGCTATTGATCTTATCCTACAGAAATTGGTAGAGGATCAACATTACCTGCAGTCTGCCAATGCTCCATTTCCATATGCTG CCTCCATTTCAGCGGTGGCATATAACGGGATGAACTATGGACCAAATGGTGCTGGAGGGAAGTATCAGAATAATAGGCTTCCGAACAAG ATGCAGGAGGACAGAAGCAGTTCCGTAACTATTGGCATTCCAGACGAACATATCGGAATTGTCGTTGGCCGTGGCGGAAGGAATATTATGGAGTTGAGCCAG CTTAGTGGAGCCAGGATAAAGATATCAGAGAGAGGCGATTTCATGTCCGGGACATCAGATAG GAAAGTTACCATCACTGGGTCTCAAAGAGCTATTCACATGGCCGAGTCTATGATATCCCGGAAAGTTGCTTCCGTTACTGAGCAATAA
- the LOC121780792 gene encoding histone H2B.3-like has translation MAPKAEKKPAEKKPAAEKAPAAEKAPAEKKPKAGKKLPKDAGAADKKKKRSKKSVETYKIYIFKVLKQVHPDIGISSKAMGIMNSFINDIFEKMAQESSRLARYNKKPTITSREIQTAVRLVLPGELAKHAVSEGTKAVTKFTSS, from the coding sequence ATGGCACCAAAGGCAGAGAAGAAGCCAGCGGAGAAGAAGCCCGCCGCCGAGAAGGCTCCCGCGGCAGAGAAGGCTCCGGCGGAGAAGAAGCCGAAGGCTGGGAAGAAGCTGCCCAAGGACGCCGGCGCCGcggacaagaagaagaagaggagcaAGAAGAGCGTGGAGACCTACAAGATCTACATCTTCAAGGTGCTGAAGCAGGTCCACCCCGACATCGGGATCTCCAGCAAGGCCATGGGCATCATGAACAGCTTCATCAACGACATCTTCGAGAAGATGGCGCAGGAGTCGTCGCGGCTGGCGCGCTACAACAAGAAACCGACGATTACCTCGCGCGAGATCCAGACTGCGGTGAGGCTGGTGCTTCCCGGTGAGCTGGCGAAGCACGCCGTCTCTGAAGGGACGAAGGCGGTTACCAAATTCACTAGCTCTTGA
- the LOC121781060 gene encoding integrator complex subunit 9-like translates to MSTSISQTCMSEGRGYYFPPCHILDISGVSVLVDCPMDLSSLTIFSPLPVDSHDINIDNISFSSADSNEENRGNGLVYAEPRYRTVTKLHSWNISFIDVVLITSPIGMLGLPFLTRKKGFTAKVYATKAASRIGQLMMEDLVYMHKEFRQFYGPESDEPIWMKWDRLEMLPLEMKKIVFGADETDFGCWMPLFSAADVKACMLKVESLNYAEEICYNGILIVKPLASGLEIGSCNWRINGPRGSIAYISSSVFRSAIPKNFDYDALQASDVVVYSDFFSLNALEQVGNDEDFSGLANYFSNSSSADVNSEARSALLSTDDYLEEIDKLDFICSCSMDSIKAGGSILIPTGRLGIILQLLERFELHLTSENMKVPIFVISSVAEQLMIFTSIIPEWLGEQCEDRFYSEKPSLFTHTEMLKDGRLHLFPAIHSDELLNIWQEPCIVFCPHWSLRLGPVTHLLRRWRGDQNSLLVIEEGVDANLILLPFKPIAMKVVQCSFLSGMQLQKSLLLLKILQPKHVLFPEIFRRCVDTLAASFSSSFYNENEMLHIPYTEDNSCLHIDMDLARQIKYTKLEEQNVDISRLKGKLMVKHGRYKLCVEHEHP, encoded by the exons ATGTCTACTTCAATTAGTCAG ACATGCATGAGTGAAGGCAGGGGCTATTATTTTCCTCCATGCCACATTTTGGATATTTCTGGTGTTTCGGTTTTAGTTGATTGCCCTATGGACCTTTCATCTTTAACAATCTTTTCTCCTCTCCCAGTGGATTCTCATGATATAAACATTGACAACATCTCTTTTTCAAGTGCGGACTCTAATGAAGAGAATAGGGGGAATGGTTTAGTTTATGCTGAGCCGCGTTATAGAACTGTCACGAAGTTACATTCTTGgaatatttcatttattgatGTAGTTTTAATAACCAGTCCAATTGGAATGTTGGGTCTACCGTTTCTCACTCGAAAGAAAGGTTTTACAGCTAAG GTGTATGCAACTAAGGCTGCCTCTAGAATTGGGCAATTAATGATGGAAGATCTTGTCTATATGCATAAGGAATTTAGACAGTTCTATGGACCCGAGTCTGATGAGCCTATCTGGATGAAGTGGGACAGACTTGAAATGCTACCATTGGAGATGAAGAAAATAGTTTTTGGTGCAGATGAGACTGACTTTGGTTGTTGGATGCCTTTATTTAG TGCAGCTGATGTGAAGGCTTGCATGCTGAAGGTCGAGTCTCTTAATTATGCAGAGGAAATTTGCTACAATGGCATACTGATTGTAAAACCATTAGCTTCTGGTTTAGAAATAGGCTCGTGCAATTGGAGAATAAATGGTCCTCGAGGAAGCATTGCATATATATCAAGTTCTGTTTTCAGATCTGCTATACCAAAGAATTTTGATTACGATGCCCTTCAGGCTAGTGATGTGGTTGTATATTCAGATTTCTTTTCCCTCAATGCTTTAGAGCAAGTTGGCAATGACGAGGATTTCTCTGGACTAGCTAACTACTTCTCAAATTCAAG TAGTGCTGATGTTAATTCAGAGGCAAGATCTGCTCTCCTTAGCACTGATGACTATTTAGAGGAAATTGACAAGTTAGATTTCATATGCTCCTGTTCCATGGACTCTATCAAAGCTGGGGGTTCGATTCTAATTCCTACTGGGCGTCTTGGGATCATTTTGCAGCTGTTGGAGCGTTTCGAACTTCACTTAACTTCAGAGAATATGAAG GTTCCCATTTTCGTCATTTCTTCTGTTGCAGAACAGCTTATGATATTTACAAGTATCATTCCAGAATGGTTAGGCGAGCAATGCGAAGATCGC TTCTACTCTGAAAAACCCTCTTTGTTCACTCATACGGAGATGCTGAAAGATGGAAGGCTTCACTTGTTTCCTGCCATTCATTCAGATGAACTATT AAATATTTGGCAGGAACCTTGCATTGTATTTTGTCCGCACTGGAGTCTTCGACTTGGACCGGTCACCCACTTGCTGCGCCGATGGCGTGGGGATCAAAATTCACTACTTGTCATTGAG GAAGGAGTTGATGCCAATTTGATTCTCTTACCTTTCAAGCCCATCGCAATGAAAGTCGTCCAATGTTCGTTCCTTTCTGGAATGCA GCTGCAGAAATCTCTCCTTTTGCTGAAGATATTACAACCTAAGCATGTTCTG TTTCCCGAGATATTCAGGCGGTGTGTTGACACTCTCGCTGCCTCATTTTCATCGAGCTTCTATAACGAAAATGAAATGCTGCACATCCCCTACACGGAGGATAACTCGTGTTTGCACATCGACATGGATTTGGCCAGACAGATCAAGTATACAAAATTGGAAGAACAGAATGTGGATATTTCAAGGCTGAAGGGAAAGCTGATGGTGAAGCATGGACGATATAAGCTGTGCGTTGAGCACGAACACCCCTAG
- the LOC121781714 gene encoding cyclin-dependent protein kinase inhibitor SMR13-like produces MSTDPELRLPMIKTSNSTDEIGGNDEEFCRSEGGEDCQTPRSPRHMIPAVLRCPPAPKKRRSAAACKRKLCELEFFAGEEIESLFRIVEVNSCNGYGSAKRNCFI; encoded by the coding sequence ATGTCTACGGATCCCGAATTGAGGCTGCCGATGATCAAGACGAGCAATTCGACCGATGAAATCGGCGGAAATGACGAAGAATTTTGCAGGAGCGAAGGAGGAGAAGATTGCCAGACGCCGAGATCTCCGCGGCACATGATCCCCGCCGTCCTCCGCTGCCCGCCGGCCCCGAAGAAGCGGCGCAGCGCAGCCGCATGCAAGAGGAAGCTCTGCGAGCTGGAATTCTTCGCCGGAGAAGAGATCGAGTCGCTTTTCAGAATTGTGGAGGTAAACAGCTGCAATGGCTATGGCTCCGCAAAGAGGAATTGTTTCATCTGA
- the LOC121780992 gene encoding uncharacterized protein LOC121780992 isoform X1, translating into MLHKLPFCFYTVQEGVNANFYFLPFKPTSMKVLQCYFLSGMQLRKSLLLLKILQPKHVLSGDYTPQDILVLSFKENKSDFYLKQFLEIFRRCVGPIFCETDTHSATLSPNFPKPSNLLFPGWQFSKNPIGYRVIRYPINQKSYTRT; encoded by the exons atgcTTCACAAATTGCCTTTTTGTTTCTATACCGTACAGGAAGGAGTCAATGCCAATTTCTATTTCTTACCTTTCAAGCCCACATCGATGAAAGTCCTCCAGTGTTACTTTCTTTCTGGAATGCA GCTGCGGAAATCTCTCCTTTTACTGAAGATATTGCAACCTAAGCATGTTCTCTCTGGTGACTATACTCCTCAAGACATACTTGTCCTTtcatttaaagaaaataaatccgATTTCTACCTCAAGCAGTTTCTCGAGATATTCAGGCGGTGTGTTGGACCAATTTTCTGTGAAACGGACACTCACTCAGCCACTCTCTCCCCTAATTTTCCAAAACCCAGTAATCTACTCTTCCCAG GCTGGCAGTTCTCCAAAAACCCGATCGGGTATCGGGTTATCCGATACCCGATAAACCAAAAATCCTATACCAGAACCTGA
- the LOC121780992 gene encoding uncharacterized protein LOC121780992 isoform X2 has protein sequence MLHKLPFCFYTVQEGVNANFYFLPFKPTSMKVLQCYFLSGMQLRKSLLLLKILQPKHVLSGDYTPQDILVLSFKENKSDFYLKQFLEIFRRCVGPIFCETDTHSATLSPNFPKPSNLLFPGIVETVYRIHWEWFISRITGISISKI, from the exons atgcTTCACAAATTGCCTTTTTGTTTCTATACCGTACAGGAAGGAGTCAATGCCAATTTCTATTTCTTACCTTTCAAGCCCACATCGATGAAAGTCCTCCAGTGTTACTTTCTTTCTGGAATGCA GCTGCGGAAATCTCTCCTTTTACTGAAGATATTGCAACCTAAGCATGTTCTCTCTGGTGACTATACTCCTCAAGACATACTTGTCCTTtcatttaaagaaaataaatccgATTTCTACCTCAAGCAGTTTCTCGAGATATTCAGGCGGTGTGTTGGACCAATTTTCTGTGAAACGGACACTCACTCAGCCACTCTCTCCCCTAATTTTCCAAAACCCAGTAATCTACTCTTCCCAG GGATTGTTGAGACTGTGTATAGGATTCACTGGGAGTGGTTTATTTCACGGATTACTGGAATTTCCATTTCTAAGATTTGA